A region from the Sandaracinus amylolyticus genome encodes:
- a CDS encoding TetR/AcrR family transcriptional regulator → MARPSHGAGTKKKTRTKRVTTRRVPPDARRRQLLDEAARILTDEGLERLQVTELAERAGVSRPLVYRVFPTRHALVRAILDDFTAAIAERFQRALFRALPGTIESITTAFVEACCDVIDQKGAGPWLLLLDARGADPEVARIGREVLGHLLEPWQERLAAFTGTPVRRAGNYLWIIVAAGRAALAGWIDGTLSREEAVGDATRAVSALVAAFQAPCTDVVARAPARR, encoded by the coding sequence ATGGCGAGGCCGAGCCACGGCGCCGGAACGAAGAAGAAGACGCGCACGAAGCGGGTCACGACGCGCCGCGTTCCTCCGGACGCGCGCCGGCGCCAGCTGCTCGACGAAGCCGCGCGCATCCTCACGGACGAGGGCCTCGAGCGCCTGCAGGTCACCGAGCTCGCGGAGCGCGCCGGTGTCTCGCGCCCGCTCGTGTATCGCGTGTTCCCCACGCGGCACGCGCTCGTCCGCGCCATCCTCGACGACTTCACGGCGGCGATCGCGGAGCGCTTCCAGCGCGCGCTCTTCCGCGCGCTCCCGGGGACGATCGAGAGCATCACGACTGCCTTCGTCGAAGCGTGTTGCGACGTGATCGATCAGAAGGGAGCCGGTCCCTGGCTGCTCCTCCTCGACGCGCGCGGCGCGGACCCCGAGGTGGCGCGCATCGGGCGCGAGGTCCTCGGGCACCTGCTCGAGCCTTGGCAGGAGCGGCTCGCTGCGTTCACCGGCACGCCCGTTCGTCGCGCCGGCAACTATCTCTGGATCATCGTCGCGGCGGGTCGCGCCGCGCTCGCCGGATGGATCGACGGAACGCTCTCGCGCGAGGAAGCGGTCGGCGACGCGACGCGCGCCGTGAGCGCGCTCGTGGCCGCGTTCCAGGCGCCTTGCACCGATGTCGTCGCTCGCGCTCCGGCGCGTCGTTAG
- the katG gene encoding catalase/peroxidase HPI has translation MTKSISESENPAIPSPTPKRTRPRTNRDWWPQQLDLSVLQQHARRSSPMDTDFEYADAFAKLDVDALKKDLVQLMTTSQDWWPADYGHYGPLFIRMSWHAAGTYRIEDGRGGGGEGAQRFAPLNSWPDNANLDKARRLLWPIKQKYGQALSWADLLVFTGNVALESMGLATFGFGFGRPDVWEPVDIFWGPEDSWLGDERYSGDRELQGPLGAVQMGLIYVNPEGPNGTPDPLAAARDIRETFRRMAMNDEETVALIAGGHTFGKTHGAGDPKHVGPEPEGCPIHHQGLGWKSSFGTGKGSHTITSGLEGAWTATPIKWDDSFFATLFGYEWELTKSPAGAHQWRPKNGAGAGTVPDAHDASKKHAPMMATTDLALRFDPVYETISRRFHANPGELAEAFAKAWYKLLHRDMGPVSRYLGPWVAPAQLWQDPVPAVDHPLIDASDIAALEQQILASGLSVSELVSVAWRSAASFRGTDKRGGANGARIRLAPQKDWEVNEPPVLAKVLAKLEGIQKKFDASQSGGKKVSLADLIVLGGCAAVERAAKDGGHEIAVPFAPGRTDAAQDQTDVETFAVLEPKADGFRNYIRANHSLSPETLLLDRANLLTLTAPEMTVLVGGMRALGANVGASKHGVLTQRAGTLTNDFFVNLLDGRTEWEPAASGDGVYEGRERGKSAVKWTATAVDLVFGSHSQLRALAEVYASSDGKGKFVRDFVAAWNKVMNLDRFDLARRTKSGA, from the coding sequence ATGACCAAGAGCATCAGCGAGAGCGAGAACCCCGCGATCCCGTCTCCGACGCCGAAGCGCACACGACCGCGGACGAATCGCGACTGGTGGCCACAGCAGCTCGATCTCTCGGTGCTCCAACAGCACGCGCGGCGCTCGAGCCCGATGGACACCGATTTCGAGTACGCGGACGCGTTCGCCAAGCTCGACGTCGATGCGCTCAAGAAGGACCTCGTCCAGCTCATGACGACGTCGCAGGACTGGTGGCCCGCCGACTACGGGCACTACGGTCCGCTCTTCATCCGCATGAGCTGGCACGCCGCGGGCACCTACCGCATCGAGGACGGGCGCGGCGGTGGCGGGGAGGGCGCGCAGCGCTTCGCGCCGCTCAACAGCTGGCCCGACAACGCCAATCTCGACAAGGCACGCCGGCTCCTCTGGCCCATCAAACAGAAATACGGACAAGCGCTCTCGTGGGCTGATCTGCTCGTGTTCACTGGCAACGTCGCGCTCGAGTCGATGGGGCTCGCGACGTTCGGATTCGGCTTCGGACGGCCGGACGTGTGGGAGCCAGTCGACATCTTCTGGGGACCGGAGGACTCGTGGCTCGGCGACGAGCGCTACAGCGGTGATCGCGAGCTCCAAGGACCGCTCGGCGCCGTGCAGATGGGCCTCATCTACGTCAATCCGGAGGGCCCGAACGGCACGCCGGATCCGCTCGCCGCCGCGCGCGACATCCGCGAGACCTTCCGGCGCATGGCGATGAACGACGAGGAGACCGTCGCGCTCATCGCGGGCGGCCACACGTTCGGGAAGACGCACGGCGCAGGCGATCCGAAGCACGTCGGCCCCGAGCCCGAGGGCTGTCCGATCCACCACCAAGGCCTCGGCTGGAAGAGCTCGTTCGGCACCGGGAAGGGCTCGCACACGATCACGAGCGGGCTCGAGGGCGCGTGGACTGCGACGCCGATCAAGTGGGACGACAGCTTCTTCGCGACGCTCTTCGGGTACGAGTGGGAGCTCACCAAGAGCCCCGCGGGCGCGCATCAGTGGCGGCCGAAGAACGGTGCGGGCGCGGGCACCGTGCCCGACGCGCACGACGCGTCGAAGAAGCACGCGCCGATGATGGCGACGACGGATCTCGCGCTCCGCTTCGACCCCGTGTACGAGACGATCTCGCGTCGCTTCCACGCGAACCCCGGTGAGCTCGCGGAGGCGTTCGCGAAGGCCTGGTACAAGCTCCTGCATCGCGACATGGGCCCCGTGTCGCGTTATCTCGGTCCGTGGGTCGCGCCGGCGCAGCTCTGGCAGGATCCGGTCCCCGCGGTCGATCATCCGCTGATCGACGCGAGCGACATCGCGGCGCTCGAACAGCAGATCCTCGCGTCCGGGCTCTCGGTCTCGGAGCTGGTCTCGGTCGCCTGGAGATCCGCTGCGTCGTTCCGCGGCACCGACAAGCGCGGTGGCGCGAACGGTGCGCGCATTCGGCTCGCGCCGCAGAAGGACTGGGAGGTCAACGAGCCGCCCGTGCTCGCGAAGGTCCTCGCGAAGCTCGAGGGCATCCAGAAGAAGTTCGATGCATCGCAGTCGGGCGGAAAGAAGGTCTCTCTCGCGGACCTGATCGTCCTCGGCGGATGCGCTGCGGTCGAGCGCGCCGCGAAGGACGGTGGTCACGAGATCGCCGTGCCGTTCGCGCCGGGACGCACCGATGCCGCGCAGGACCAGACCGACGTCGAGACGTTCGCCGTGCTCGAGCCGAAGGCGGACGGATTCCGCAATTACATCAGAGCGAATCACTCGCTGTCGCCCGAGACTCTGCTGCTCGATCGGGCGAACCTCCTCACGCTCACCGCGCCGGAGATGACCGTGCTCGTCGGCGGCATGCGCGCGCTGGGCGCCAACGTCGGAGCCTCGAAGCACGGCGTGCTCACGCAGCGTGCCGGCACGCTGACGAACGACTTCTTCGTGAACCTGCTCGACGGTCGCACGGAGTGGGAGCCCGCAGCGTCCGGCGACGGCGTGTACGAGGGCCGTGAGCGCGGCAAGAGCGCGGTGAAGTGGACCGCAACCGCGGTCGACCTGGTGTTCGGCTCGCACTCCCAGCTGCGCGCGCTCGCCGAGGTCTACGCGTCGTCGGACGGGAAGGGCAAGTTCGTCCGCGACTTCGTCGCTGCGTGGAACAAGGTGATGAATCTCGACCGATTCGATCTCGCGCGTCGCACGAAGTCGGGCGCCTGA
- a CDS encoding sterol desaturase family protein produces MGNTRWIEGAVLVVLVGAGLACPEGPLRWYGALAVSFVGIAGSVIALASFAAWLAERSPARLQGPRRRPRLALRGARDTAVAALVAASLLAWPLARMWAGEPTGLVWTLPEAGGPGTVLVGNLAAVLVLDAWLYWKHRLLHTRLFFPFHRAHHVYRDPTSLSSFAVGPVESVLTFWPIVLVAFPWAPHYAPVYFALVAAFVALNFYLHSGVASRLAEAVLPRLFVNTSAFHNRHHANAEVNFGEALTLWDHLLGTRENARR; encoded by the coding sequence ATGGGGAACACACGGTGGATCGAGGGGGCCGTCCTCGTCGTGCTCGTCGGCGCGGGGCTCGCGTGCCCCGAGGGCCCATTGCGCTGGTACGGCGCGCTCGCAGTGAGCTTCGTGGGGATCGCAGGCTCGGTCATCGCGCTCGCGTCGTTCGCGGCATGGCTCGCGGAGCGCAGCCCGGCGCGTCTGCAGGGCCCGCGGCGCAGGCCGCGGCTCGCGCTGCGTGGCGCGCGCGACACCGCCGTCGCGGCGCTCGTCGCCGCGAGCTTGCTCGCGTGGCCGCTCGCGCGGATGTGGGCCGGTGAGCCGACCGGGCTGGTGTGGACGCTCCCCGAGGCCGGCGGGCCCGGCACGGTCCTCGTCGGGAACCTCGCCGCGGTGCTCGTGCTCGACGCGTGGCTCTACTGGAAGCACCGCTTGCTGCACACGCGCCTCTTCTTCCCGTTCCATCGTGCGCACCACGTCTATCGCGACCCCACGTCGCTCTCGTCGTTCGCCGTCGGCCCCGTGGAGTCGGTGCTGACGTTCTGGCCGATCGTCCTCGTCGCGTTCCCGTGGGCGCCGCACTACGCGCCGGTGTACTTCGCGTTGGTCGCGGCGTTCGTCGCGCTCAACTTCTACCTGCACTCGGGCGTCGCCTCGCGCCTCGCGGAGGCGGTGCTCCCTCGGCTGTTCGTCAACACGTCGGCGTTCCACAACCGCCACCACGCGAATGCCGAGGTGAATTTCGGCGAGGCACTGACGCTCTGGGATCATCTGCTCGGCACTCGTGAGAACGCGCGGCGCTGA
- a CDS encoding helix-turn-helix domain-containing protein, with protein sequence MGPLVATTLHAHHAAQIVIAPQGLYVEDGAEERIHTRAAVIPPRVPHGHGASGHAALLFLDGDDVASRALSRAAEPRCATWRRDALDVSVPRDPTREMARALIASILSAVDVRQPPEPRHPAARRMCAALDGSDHDSLASLSQEAGLSPRQMRHAFARDVGLPMRAYQRWKRLRRAIAAVEAGASLSAAAAAAGFADSAHLSRVFREQFGMTPTQGLTAITWRTLD encoded by the coding sequence GTGGGCCCTCTCGTCGCCACGACGCTCCACGCGCATCACGCGGCCCAGATCGTCATCGCACCGCAGGGTCTGTACGTCGAGGACGGCGCGGAGGAGCGCATCCACACCCGGGCCGCCGTGATCCCGCCGCGCGTGCCGCACGGACACGGTGCGAGCGGGCACGCTGCGCTCCTCTTCCTCGACGGAGACGACGTGGCGAGCCGAGCGCTCTCTCGCGCGGCCGAGCCGCGTTGCGCGACGTGGCGCCGAGACGCGCTCGACGTGAGCGTGCCGCGCGATCCGACGCGCGAGATGGCGCGCGCGCTCATCGCGTCGATCTTGTCCGCAGTCGACGTCCGACAGCCGCCGGAGCCGCGACATCCGGCGGCGCGCCGGATGTGCGCGGCGCTCGATGGCTCCGATCACGACAGCCTCGCGAGCCTGTCGCAGGAGGCGGGGCTCTCGCCGCGACAGATGCGTCATGCGTTCGCGCGCGACGTCGGGCTCCCGATGCGCGCCTATCAGCGATGGAAGCGCCTGCGCCGCGCCATCGCCGCGGTGGAAGCGGGAGCGAGCCTGAGCGCGGCGGCAGCCGCCGCGGGGTTCGCCGACAGCGCCCACCTGAGCCGCGTGTTCCGCGAGCAGTTCGGCATGACGCCGACGCAGGGGCTCACCGCGATCACGTGGCGGACGCTCGACTGA
- a CDS encoding helix-turn-helix domain-containing protein, protein MCGRVGSEPTSVKRAGPSAISRAARAFRAVESRDSVCCIDAREPGQARRGRPRTSRDPRSAARSSRGARYERLSIQQIADAAGVGKQTIYRWSPTKRELVAECVLEGRVLPDDVGLEDTGDLRADRCAWVRR, encoded by the coding sequence ATGTGCGGGCGAGTGGGGTCGGAGCCGACGTCGGTGAAGCGTGCTGGTCCATCAGCCATCTCCCGCGCGGCGCGCGCTTTTCGAGCCGTAGAGTCTCGTGATTCGGTTTGCTGTATCGACGCGCGTGAGCCGGGTCAAGCCCGACGAGGCCGTCCGCGCACGTCGCGCGATCCTCGATCCGCCGCGCGATCATCTCGCGGCGCACGGTACGAGCGGCTCTCGATCCAGCAGATCGCGGACGCGGCCGGGGTCGGAAAGCAGACGATCTACCGTTGGTCGCCGACCAAGCGCGAGCTCGTCGCGGAGTGCGTGCTCGAGGGACGCGTGCTGCCCGACGACGTCGGGCTCGAGGACACCGGTGACCTGCGAGCCGACCGCTGCGCATGGGTGCGACGATGA
- a CDS encoding GNAT family N-acetyltransferase, with protein MPIEVRLVRSEAEARAVYRLRYRVYVEELGRTQRHADHDRKTIEEPLDRDCMLWAAYDGDQLVGTVRSSYAWRCDLGDYPELYQMARVGRDHPRHTSITTKLLVLRDHRLMSVARALALATYRRGLADGVRHDFIDVYPARIPFFEHLGYRVHVPELQHPEYGRVVVMSLDLHDREHFGRVGSPFLDLSSSDAA; from the coding sequence ATGCCCATCGAAGTGCGTCTCGTCCGGTCCGAGGCCGAAGCACGAGCCGTGTACCGCTTGCGTTACCGCGTGTACGTCGAAGAGCTCGGGCGCACGCAGCGACACGCGGATCACGATCGCAAGACGATCGAGGAGCCGCTCGATCGCGACTGCATGCTCTGGGCGGCGTACGACGGCGATCAGCTCGTGGGCACGGTCCGCTCGAGCTACGCGTGGCGATGCGATCTCGGCGACTACCCGGAGCTCTATCAGATGGCTCGCGTCGGCCGCGATCACCCGCGGCACACGAGCATCACGACCAAGCTCCTGGTGCTCCGTGATCATCGTCTGATGAGCGTCGCCCGCGCGCTCGCCCTCGCGACGTATCGACGAGGCCTCGCCGACGGCGTGCGCCACGACTTCATCGACGTGTACCCGGCGCGCATTCCGTTCTTCGAGCACCTCGGGTACCGCGTCCACGTGCCCGAGCTGCAGCACCCCGAGTACGGCCGTGTCGTGGTGATGTCGCTCGACCTGCACGACCGCGAGCACTTCGGGCGCGTCGGCTCGCCGTTCCTCGATCTCTCGTCCAGCGACGCCGCGTGA
- a CDS encoding iron-containing redox enzyme family protein, with translation MNAFEELQSSFRSVQAEFLASAALRRVAAGGIGLSHYASYLSQVFHHTRENPQIQALATVYFRGAQRELIKPFFRHATSEIGHDRLALDDLRELGAARESLPFENPLPETCALIAFPFYQIQNLDPIGYLGYLYFLEFLPTGHGAQIMTALERAGVPRSAMRFLHDHTTIDVHHNRMMEDYARALIRSERDLATVLYAMRVTGRLYARMIEAAFADADAPGSWGLSTAERIGEEPLVARAT, from the coding sequence ATGAACGCATTCGAAGAGCTGCAGTCGTCGTTTCGCTCCGTGCAGGCAGAGTTCTTGGCGTCCGCGGCGCTCCGCCGCGTCGCCGCGGGCGGCATCGGTCTCTCGCACTACGCCTCGTACCTGTCCCAGGTCTTCCATCACACGCGCGAGAACCCGCAGATCCAGGCGCTCGCGACGGTGTACTTCCGCGGAGCGCAGCGCGAGCTGATCAAGCCGTTCTTCCGCCACGCGACATCGGAGATCGGCCACGATCGACTCGCGCTGGACGACCTACGCGAGCTCGGCGCAGCGCGTGAGTCGCTGCCTTTCGAGAACCCGCTTCCCGAGACCTGCGCGCTGATCGCGTTTCCGTTCTATCAAATCCAGAACCTCGATCCGATTGGCTACCTCGGGTACTTGTATTTCCTCGAGTTCCTCCCGACCGGACACGGCGCGCAGATCATGACCGCCCTCGAGCGCGCGGGCGTGCCGCGGAGCGCGATGCGGTTCCTCCACGATCACACGACCATCGACGTCCACCACAACCGGATGATGGAGGACTACGCACGGGCGCTGATCCGCAGCGAGCGCGACCTCGCGACCGTCCTCTACGCGATGCGTGTGACGGGCCGGCTCTACGCTCGGATGATCGAGGCCGCGTTCGCCGACGCGGACGCGCCGGGCTCGTGGGGGCTCTCGACGGCGGAGCGCATCGGCGAAGAGCCGCTCGTCGCGCGCGCGACGTGA
- a CDS encoding DUF1772 domain-containing protein: MPGLRTIVLLAATTATGLAAGLFYGYVCSVMPGLARADDRTFVTTMQEINVAILNGWFALSFGGSLVLTIAAAVMHRSADARPVLPWIVAAAVLYALVLVITIAFNVPLNDRLAAAGPVDRIADLAAVRRAFEAPWVRWNLARAIANVASFVCLVWALVLEGRIHD; the protein is encoded by the coding sequence ATGCCTGGACTTCGAACCATCGTGTTGCTCGCGGCGACGACCGCGACGGGGCTCGCCGCCGGGCTCTTCTACGGATACGTGTGCTCGGTGATGCCGGGGCTCGCGCGCGCCGACGACCGCACGTTCGTCACGACGATGCAGGAGATCAACGTCGCGATCCTGAACGGTTGGTTCGCGCTCTCGTTCGGCGGCTCGTTGGTGCTCACGATCGCCGCTGCCGTGATGCATCGCTCCGCGGACGCGCGTCCGGTCCTGCCGTGGATCGTGGCGGCGGCGGTGCTCTACGCGCTGGTGCTCGTGATCACGATCGCCTTCAACGTTCCGCTCAACGATCGACTCGCCGCGGCCGGACCGGTCGATCGGATCGCGGACCTCGCCGCCGTGCGACGCGCGTTCGAAGCGCCGTGGGTTCGCTGGAACCTCGCACGCGCGATCGCGAACGTCGCGTCGTTCGTGTGCCTCGTGTGGGCGCTCGTGCTCGAAGGGCGGATCCACGATTGA
- a CDS encoding DinB family protein: protein MLPLETLVTHVAWANRQLFASLRDVDSFESRSGADLILRVLDHVHVVSRIFQAHLQGVSHGHASTQSPVLPSLDELDHGSETIDRWYVETAVSMRPDELARPREVRFTDGKLVTMSAATMILHVVTHTTQHRGNVDAIMYQCGMPRRRDGFPEFLVSRASAT, encoded by the coding sequence ATGCTGCCCCTCGAGACCCTCGTCACGCACGTCGCGTGGGCCAACCGACAGCTCTTCGCCTCGCTCCGCGACGTCGACTCGTTCGAGTCGCGGAGCGGCGCAGACCTGATCTTGCGCGTCCTCGATCACGTCCACGTCGTGAGCCGCATCTTCCAGGCTCATCTCCAGGGCGTGTCGCACGGGCACGCGTCGACGCAGAGCCCCGTCCTACCCTCGCTCGACGAGCTCGATCACGGCTCGGAGACGATCGACCGGTGGTACGTGGAGACGGCAGTGTCGATGCGGCCCGACGAGCTCGCGCGACCGCGTGAAGTGCGCTTCACCGATGGAAAGCTCGTGACCATGAGCGCTGCGACGATGATCCTCCACGTCGTCACGCACACGACTCAACACCGCGGGAACGTCGACGCGATCATGTACCAGTGCGGCATGCCGCGGCGGAGGGACGGATTTCCCGAGTTCCTCGTCAGTCGAGCGTCCGCCACGTGA